The window GAATAAAGTATTTATCGAATGAGCTTTCTTAAAGAAGCTTTTTAAACAGCTCAGCAAATATCATTTATCAATGAGAGAGGCGACTGAGAATATAAAAATGTTAGACCAAAAAATATTGATAAGATTATAAAAAAATTGTTGAAGTACTTCAGCCTGAGAAAATTATTCTCTTTGGCTCCTACGCAGAAGGTCGCGCAACTCCTGACAGCGATATTGATATCCTGGTTGTTACTAATAATCGCTTAAGCAGAGGGGAGCGCTATTCCTTAAGTCATAAATTGTTTAAAGACCTGTCTCTCTCAGTTCAATTAATTTTGATTACCCAGCTTTTGAAGATTCACAAAAAGTAAAAAAGCTGTTATGGATAGACTTAAAGAATATCTTGATAAAGGCAGACCGTAGGAAGTAATCATCTATCCAATAGCTCTTAATCAGATTTTACTCAAACTGCAATTCTCTTAATATTACACTTTTTATCTACAACCATCAACTCATGATTATTCATCTTTTCCCATTTTCCATTACCTATTTTCTCAGAGCTTACAACTACACACTCATCAGCCATTAAATAATTCATTCTATAATAAGAAGGCTCTTTTTTGTACATGCGCAGTGCGTAAAGTTTTTCTCCTTCACTAAAAACACAATTCAAGCTTGAGTACCTACAAAGCCTGGCAATATCAGCTACAGTTTTAGAAATTGCTTTCTCAGCGCACAGCTTTTTTAGATTCTTCATTAGTAGCTGAAAGAATACTTCACTATCAGTTTCGCCCCTCAAATGTTTTACATTAATTAAGGGTAGTAATTTTTTGTAATTTGAAATGGTGCCGTTATGAGTAAAAACCCATTTTCCTCTTATAAAAGGCTGATTGTTCTCAAGTTTTATAGTTCCGACACTTGCTTTTCTTATATGCACAATATTGAGCTTTGAATTTATCATCTGAGCAAGAGCCAGAAAAGTTTTATCTTTGTAAGCAGGGGTTGTAGATTTATCAATTCTGAAATTCCTATTTTCGAGCCATGCCAAACCCCAGCCGTGACGGTGCTCTTTACTCTGCTCTAAAATGGAATTCTTGCTTTCAATCAACCACTCCTTTAGTGCTTTAGGCTCTTTTGCAATTACTGCAAATAATCTGCACATTTTTTTCTACTTTAACTTTCTTGCAAATGTTAAATATCCGGTATGAGCCAGCATTTCAAAGTTGGGTCTAGTGCCCCTTTCCCCAACTACTATCTCTCTTTGCAAATTCTCGAATGTCTTTATGTCTATAAAATTATATCTCCTAAGCTCTTTTACTGTGTTTTCAACTTGATTTACTAGCGGAGAATAGGAGCAGAAGCTACCAGATACTTTTAAAGCATCGTAAGCATTTTTCACGGCATCCCAAGGATTAGGAATATCAAGAATTACAGCATCCGCCTCTCTCTCATCTATCCCCAGAATTATGTCTCTGACTTTTATTTCTATGTTTTTTTCTAGCTTAGCTTTTTTTATATTTTCAAATGCAAATTCTGCAAAATCCTTGCGCAGCTCGTAGCTTATAACTTTTCCATTAGGCGCTACTAAATTTGCAAGAACTAGAGTTAGAGCGCCTGAGCCTGTACCACCTTCAACAACAAGACTGCCATTTCTTATATCGCAATGAAGCGCAATAACTGCAGAATCCTTCGGTAAAATTATCTGAGCTTTCCTTCGAATAGTTTCTATTTTATCCGTTATGTTCGGCTTGAGTATGAAGAATTTCTTTCTACCTATTTCGATCGCGGAGCCGTATTCTTTTCCAATCAAAATGCTAGGGTTAAACACCCCAAGCCTTTTTATCTTCTCAACTTTATCTTTTATCCTAACCAATACTTTATTGCCCTTTTCATCTACAAGCACTACAAGATCATTCTCAGCGAGCATTTTAGTTATAAAAAAGATTTGTAGCTAAAAAGAGTTTTCGGTTTATGCAATATACGCAAAATATCCTTTTCCCCTTTCAATAGCGAAATTACTGATGTTTGTGCCAATAGGATGAGTTACAAATCTTCCTAAATTACTATCCCAGTAAGCAATCACCTTGCAATTTGTAATATTTTGTGCAAGGCTTTCTGCAGTTGTTGATGTCTCATTGTACCATCCAATAGAATTCCAATTCTTTGCTAGGCTTGTTGAGTACAGTATAATTTTCGCACCTTGTATTTCGAAGGTTGACGCACTTTCTAGAAAGACAAAATAGCCTATACCATCATCTATTGTGAAATTATTTTCGTTTGTGCCTTTAACATGCGTTTCGAATGTTTGAGTTGTTGAGTTCCACATCCTTATGTAGCTGCAATTAGGTATTGCTTGAACTAGATCTTCAGCTCTTTTATAGGATGTTTTCAAGGGTAAAGTAATAAAATTCCAGCCTTTAGACAAGGAGCAGCTAAATGATTGTGTTGTAGTGTATATTTCTACAATCCTATAATCCCCTGCATTGTCATAGGTTTCAGGAGCTGAATCTATACCGTCATATTGATCCTCGCAGGCTGCGTCAGTTTCTATAACTTTGAACATTTGCACACCACTACCATCATAATCGCTATTCCAATATTCCGCGTTCCTATGGAGATGTCCTGCAAACCACGTATTAACACTGGTATGGTAAGGTTGGATAGCTTGTACCAACAAATCAAACTCTCCTGAGCTAAAGCCCATTACACCACCCCAGCCGTCTGTATAGGGATGATGTGCAAAAATAAATATGTTTTCATTACCTTTAGGCGCATAATTCGCAAGATGATCTTTAAACCATTGGTATGTTCCACCTGAAAAATCATGGATATCGCCTTCGCCTGAAACGCCAGGCTTGTTCAAAGGCGCATCATCTCTTGCATTAAAGTCTAAGCAAATGAAGTGATAACTGCCGTAGTCAAATGCAAAATTCTGAAAATAGTTGTAATGCTGTGGACTTGTCTGAGGGTTCCAAACCGGCGTTGGCGCTTTCCTCCAGTTCGGCATGGTTTGCGCTAACTTATCATAGACCGGCGCGTAAATTTCGTTAAAATAATAATCAGAATGAGTATCCCATGGATGTACATATTCATCATTTAGATTCGGGTCGCCACAAGGCGTGCCTACAGATGTGCCGTAATGGATAGATGCGCCCCCATAATTTGAATTCTCGTATAATATCACCTCAGCACCGTTAATTAACTTCACGCAAGATATAGCGTCATTGAGGCACGTAAACCCATTGTAATCTGTTGTAGGTAAACTGGGAACATTATTGAAAAATAAATGGCCGCGTTCAGTGTAGTCAGCACCGCCATGTAGAACAACTCCTCTGCTGTTGCAATCATAGACCTTAATAGAAGACGCCTTGTCATTCCACCCATAAACGCTCAAAGACGGGATATCGCAGGGGCCATTAAATGTTATACTGTCGCCCATGAAATCATCATCCTGATAAAGAGTCACGCTGCAAGCTCCTATCACTTTTAGGGACGAGACTGCATTATCCCCTATACCGTTACCTGAAAGCCTTCGATCTTCGCCAATGAAAGTTTCTGCGGTTCCGCCATAATTGTCATTTTTGTAGAGAATCACACGCTCATCAAGATAAGTGTTGGAGACTATAAAAGAAGACGTTTTATCGTTAAATTTAGCGCAACTCACATAAGGCCATACATCGTGGTTTCCTATAAGAGGCACATAAGGCACTTCTAACGAGTCTAGAATCTCTTTTGCCTTCTTGAGCTCTGATAGCTGGGCGCTTCCGGTAATATCCCCTAAAACCATAACAAATCTTATGTCATAATCTACCCTTTTCGCATTTATTTCATTAACAATTTCTCTTAGAAGCTGTATATTGCTTCCCACATCGCCAGCGGGCGGTTCATCGAACCAACCTGGTGTACCGTAATCGCCGCTGCCCTGTGGATCTGCGATAATTGCAAACGAGAATTCTCTAGAGCCACCGCTTCCAATAGTAGAAGTTACCAACACAGTTCCTGCTTTAGCAGTTCCACTTACCCAATCAGTTTGGATTATCCCTACANNNNNNNNNNNNNNNNNNNNNNNNNNNNNNNNNNNNNNNNNNNNNNNNNNNNNNNNNNNNNNNNNNNNNNNNNNNNNNNNNNNNNNNNNNNNNNNNNNAACACAGTTCCTGCTTTAGCAGTTCCACTTACCCAATCAGTTTGGATTATCCCTACGGATCCAGCTATAACTAGAATCGCAACTATTACTAAGGAAAAAGTTCGAGTGCAGTTCGTAGCTCTACTTGTTTTAATTTTGTTTCTTAACATCTTTCCAAACTTATTCAATCATGAGTATACTTTTTCTTTTTGAATATTATCTGGGACTAGGTGGTATATATATCTATCGAAAACAAGCTGTTCCTATAGTTTGCACTCAATGGATATTCCTCGAAATTAGTAGCTGATCATCAGGTTATATTTGCAGATTCGCCCTTGAGCGGGTCGAAGCTATTACCATTTATAGAAATACTTTTATGGTACAATTTTTGTATTGAGCTACAATCTTTCCTGCTTGCTCTTATACTTCCTATCTAAAAGCTCAGTAATCTCTTTTGCAATTTTTTCGCCAATTCCACAAACCTCTAAATCGCTCAAGTAATTTTAATATGAGATAACACATATATACTTCTAAGAAAAGCACATGCGAAAAGAGTGGCTTGAATGGTATGTATGGAATAAGATAAGAATGAGGGTAATCATTGAGCGTGAACGTAATAAAATAACAGACTTTGTAGTTCAACTAGAGATAAATGACAATGGCTGGAAAGAGGCAGTAAGATATAACTTTGCGCATGGGAAACCTCATAGGGATCTAATTCATAAAGATGGAAAGAAGGAAAAAGTTTGGTTGGGGGATAAAGAACTTACCGAAATATTGACATATGCGGAAATAGACATAAAAACAAATTGGAAACGATATTTAAAGGAGTGTGGTTGGCTTGAAATTGAGTAAGAAAGAAGAAAAACAGGTAGACAAGGGCTTAGAAATAACCTTTATGCATCTAAGAGAGATTTTAAGGAACCCTGAGAAAGTTGATGAGTATATCTCAGACACAAATTTCTTTCCGGTTTATCTCGAAGAAAAAGGTAAAAAAGCCCTGCTCTTAGGAATAAAACCAAGTAAATTGCCAAGGTAACAGAATGTGAGTAAAGCGGCTACAATCTTTCCTGCTTGCTCTTATACTTCCTATCTAAAAGCGCGGTAACCTCTTTTGCAGTCTTTTCACCTATCCCTTCGACTTTCATTAAATCTTTCTCTTTTGCAAGATAGACATTTCTCACAGAGCCAAAATGTTGTAGTAACGATTTTGATAATTTTTCACCTATGCCAGGCAAGCCCTGAACCAAGAATTCTTGCATTTGCTCTTGAGTTAAAAATTTGGGCTTGAATCTTAGAGCTTCTTCTCGCTTCTCTTTAAACTGGCGCTGATAGAGCGTATAAAGTAGAATTGCAGTTTGATTTCTGTCAGGGGTGAAGAATATAGGTATTCCAAGCTCAGAAATTATTGTATAGAAGCAGCCCCAGAAAGCACCTGGGTTTTTGAAATAATTTATTTCGTTGATATCGCCTTCTAAAATAAGTATTGAGCTGCTATAACATTCTTTTAACCTTTTCAACTGCTCAAACAATCTTTTCTTTATCATTGAGCTGAAGAAATCGCGCAAAGTTTTCCTTTCTATGCCAATCTTTCCAACAACATAATCTCCAGGAGTTATTGTCTTAACCTCAAACTTCACGCCTTTCTCAGCGAGCAAATTTTGAATTGATTTGGGCTCATGAGTATCGATAATCACAGATAGATAAAAAGTGTTATGCACAGAAATGTTTTTCTATAAAGCCACTCTAAAAAGATTATGATCTTAAGGGCTGTACTTTAATCTTCTTTAACCCTTTTTCATCAACAACCTCAAATTCCACATCTAAAAAATTCTTTATCAGCCACATATTAGTTTGCGCGTGTAAAGAAAGCTCTCTTACCAGAAATTTGCTCTCACCTTTTGCTAATGCAAGATAAGGTAGAATTTGATCTGCGGCATGAATGTCGAGAGTAGCACCCGAGTTAATTTCTTTTAATAGATTAAGTGCTGCTTCAGAGCCTACTTT is drawn from Candidatus Thermoplasmatota archaeon and contains these coding sequences:
- a CDS encoding nucleotidyltransferase domain-containing protein is translated as MLFGSYAEGRATPDSDIDILVVTNNRLSRGERYSLSHKLFKDLSLSVQLILITQLLKIHKK
- a CDS encoding class II glutamine amidotransferase; protein product: MCRLFAVIAKEPKALKEWLIESKNSILEQSKEHRHGWGLAWLENRNFRIDKSTTPAYKDKTFLALAQMINSKLNIVHIRKASVGTIKLENNQPFIRGKWVFTHNGTISNYKKLLPLINVKHLRGETDSEVFFQLLMKNLKKLCAEKAISKTVADIARLCRYSSLNCVFSEGEKLYALRMYKKEPSYYRMNYLMADECVVVSSEKIGNGKWEKMNNHELMVVDKKCNIKRIAV
- a CDS encoding tRNA (adenine-N1)-methyltransferase, giving the protein MLAENDLVVLVDEKGNKVLVRIKDKVEKIKRLGVFNPSILIGKEYGSAIEIGRKKFFILKPNITDKIETIRRKAQIILPKDSAVIALHCDIRNGSLVVEGGTGSGALTLVLANLVAPNGKVISYELRKDFAEFAFENIKKAKLEKNIEIKVRDIILGIDEREADAVILDIPNPWDAVKNAYDALKVSGSFCSYSPLVNQVENTVKELRRYNFIDIKTFENLQREIVVGERGTRPNFEMLAHTGYLTFARKLK
- a CDS encoding ERCC4 domain-containing protein, coding for MIIDTHEPKSIQNLLAEKGVKFEVKTITPGDYVVGKIGIERKTLRDFFSSMIKKRLFEQLKRLKECYSSSILILEGDINEINYFKNPGAFWGCFYTIISELGIPIFFTPDRNQTAILLYTLYQRQFKEKREEALRFKPKFLTQEQMQEFLVQGLPGIGEKLSKSLLQHFGSVRNVYLAKEKDLMKVEGIGEKTAKEVTALLDRKYKSKQERL